The Plasmodium berghei ANKA genome assembly, chromosome: 12 genome contains a region encoding:
- a CDS encoding ABC transporter B family member 1, putative, translating into MAEEKSNNNSIKHEVEKELNKKSTVELFKKIKSQKIPLFLPFHSLPSKYKKLLVVSFICATISGASLPIFISVFGVTMANLNIGESVNDTVLKLIIVGICQFILSSISSLCMDVVTTKILRTLKLKYLKSVFHQDGEFHDNNPGSKLTSDLDFYLEQVNAGIGTKFITIFTYSSSFLGLYFWSLYKNVRLTLCITCVFPVIYICSSICNKRVRLNKKTSLLYNNNTMSIIEEAIVGIKTVASYCGESVILKKFKLSEQFYSKYMLKANFMESLHIGLINGFILASYALGFWYGTRIIIHDIKTLNYGSGFNGSAVISILLGVLISMFMLTIILPNVAEYMKSLEATNNIYEVINRKPAVDRNQNKGKKLDDIKKIEFKNVKFHYGTRKDVEIYKDLNFTLKEGNTYAFVGESGCGKSTILKLLERFYDPTDGDIVINDSHSLKDVDLKWWRSKIGVVSQDPLLFSNSIKNNIKYSLISPNSLEAVENGFDFRGNSDSSLNRDNSKNGKCTSILDEISKRNTTSDLLEVISSINSVEDSKVVDVSKKVLIHDFVASLPDKYDTLVGSSSSKLSGGQKQRISIGRAVIRNPKILILDEATSYLDNKSEYLVQKTINNLKGNENRITIIIAHRLSTIRYANQIFVLSNRDQESTGNDENKQGAINSNNGSVIVEQGTHDSLMKNKNGIYYSMIQNQKVSSSGNGENDCDNNSSVYKDSDTGAAKSATDTNMDINIDKDFNIRKEKEIADTDKPSKPSFFKRMFGKKEKKPPSNLSMVYKEMFSHKKEVFIILLSTIVAGGLYPLFAILYAKYVGTLFDITNMEHNSNKYSLYILLIALSMFISETLKNYYNNLIGEKVENKFKYLLFESIIHQEIGFFDKDEHAPGFLSSHINRDIHLLKTGLVNNIVIFTHFIILFIISTILSFYFCPIIAGALTLAYTITTRTFAIRTRLQKSKEIERIGSKRDGQFSYTNDEEIFKDPNFLIQEAFYNMQTIVTYGLEDYFCKLIENAIDYDSKGDRRKMIVNSLLWGFSQCTQLFINAFAYWLGSILIDHRIIEVDNFMKSLFTFIFTGSYGGKLMSFKGDADKAKITFEKYYPIMVRKSNIDVRDESGIRINDPNKIDGKIEVKDVNFRYLSRPNVPIYKDLSFSCDSKKTTAIVGETGCGKSTIMHLLMRFYDLKDDHVLLDNQHIEKDNKDKSKDIEMRDATSMKNLNELGKKNANEEFTVYKNSGKILLDGIDICDYNLKDLRGLFAIVNQEPMLFNMSIYENIKFGKQDATLDDVKRVCKFAAIDEFIESLPNKYDTNVGPYGKSLSGGQKQRVAIARALLREPKILLLDEATSSLDSHSEKLIEKTIVDIKDKADKTIITIAHRIASIKRSNKIVVFNNPDKNGSFVQAQKTHDELIRDKDSVYTKYVKLTK; encoded by the coding sequence atggCGGAagaaaaaagtaataataatagtatcAAACATGAAGTTGAGAAAGAGTTAAATAAGAAATCTACCGTTGAGCTGTTTAAAAAGATCAAGTCACAAAAGATTCCATTGTTTTTGCCATTTCATTCATTACCATCCaaatataagaaattaTTAGTTGTATCTTTTATATGTGCAACTATATCAGGAGCTTCGTTgcctatttttatttcggTGTTTGGTGTTACCATGGCAAATCTTAATATTGGAGAAAGTGTGAATGATActgttttaaaattaataatagttGGTATATGtcaatttatattatcatcgATTTCAAGTTTATGCATGGATGTTGTTACtacaaaaattttaagaacattaaaattaaaatatttaaaaagtgTTTTTCATCAAGATGGAGAATTTCATGATAATAATCCAGGTTCTAAATTAACATCTGATTTAGATTTTTATTTAGAACAAGTAAATGCAGGAATAGgaacaaaatttattacaatatttacatatagTAGTTCATTTTTAGGTTTATATTTCTGgtcattatataaaaatgtaagaTTAACATTATGTATTACATGCGTTTTCCcagtaatatatatatgcagctctatatgtaataaaagGGTCcgattaaataaaaaaacatcactattatataataacaatacaATGTCGATAATTGAAGAAGCAATAGTTGGTATTAAAACTGTAGCAAGTTATTGTGGAGAAAGtgtaatattaaaaaaatttaaattatcagAACAATTTTACAGTAAATACATGTTAAAGGCAAATTTTATGGAATCACTACATATTGGTTTAATTAATGGATTTATATTAGCTTCTTATGCTTTGGGATTTTGGTATGGTACTAGAATTATAATACATGATATTAAAACTTTGAATTACGGTAGTGGCTTCAATGGAAGCGCAGttatatcaatattattaggAGTTCTTATAAGTATGTTTATGCTTACTATTATATTACCAAATGTTGCTGAATATATGAAATCGTTAGAGGCAActaacaatatatatgaagTTATTAACAGAAAACCAGCTGTCGACagaaatcaaaataaaggtaaaaaattagatgatattaaaaaaattgaatttaaaaatgtaaagtTTCATTATGGTACTAGAAAAGATGTCGAAATTTATAAGGATTTGAATTTTACTTTAAAAGAAGGAAATACTTATGCATTTGTTGGAGAATCTGGATGTGGTAAATcaacaattttaaaattactTGAACGATTTTATGACCCAACAGACGGAGATATTGTTATTAATGATTCACACAGTTTGAAAGACGTTGATCTAAAATGGTGGAGATCTAAAATTGGAGTAGTTAGTCAAGAtcctttattatttagcaattctattaaaaataatattaaatatagtTTAATAAGTCCAAATAGTTTAGAAGCAGTAGAAAATGGGTTCGATTTTCGCGGAAATAGTGATTCTTCATTAAATAGAgataatagtaaaaatgGAAAGTGCACTAGTATTTTGGATGAAATATCTAAGAGGAATACAACTAGCGATTTATTAGAAGTAATATCGTCTATTAATTCAGTTGAAGATTCAAAAGTTGTAGATGTATCTAAGAAAGTCTTAATCCACGATTTTGTAGCATCCTTACCAGATAAATATGACACTTTAGTAGGTTCTAGCTCATCTAAGTTGTCAGGTGGACAAAAACAACGAATATCTATAGGTAGAGCTGTTATTAGAAATcctaaaattttaattcttGATGAAGCTACATCATATCTTGATAATAAATCAGAATATTTAGTTCAGAAAACAattaacaatttaaaaggaaatgaaaatagaattactattattattgctCATAGATTAAGTACTATTCGATATGCTAATCAAATTTTTGTCTTATCAAATAGAGATCAAGAATCAACAGGAAATGATGAAAACAAACAAGGTGCtataaatagtaataacGGAAGTGTAATAGTTGAACAAGGCACTCATGATAGtttgatgaaaaataaaaatggtatTTACTATTCTATGATTCAAAACCAGAAAGTATCGTCAAGTGGAAATGGTGAAAATGACtgtgataataatagtagTGTATATAAAGATTCTGATACAGGTGCTGCTAAATCTGCTACTGATACAAATATGGATATTAACATAGATAAAGATTTCAATATtcgaaaagaaaaagagaTTGCAGATACTGATAAGCCAAGTAAACCATCATTCTTCAAAAGAATGTTTGGAAAGAAAGAGAAGAAACCTCCTAGCAATTTGAGTATGgtatataaagaaatgtTTTCTCACAAAAAAGAggtttttattatacttttaaGTACTATAGTGGCAGGTGGTTTATATCCATTGTTTGCCATATTATATGCAAAATATGTTGGAACATTATTTGATATCACAAACATGGAAcataattcaaataaatattctcTCTATATATTACTTATTGCTTTATCTATGTTTATTTCTGAAAcgttaaaaaattattataataatttaattggAGAAAAGGTTGAgaacaaatttaaatatttattgtttgAGAGTATAATACATCAAGAAATTggtttttttgataaagaTGAACATGCCCCTGGATTTTTATCGTCGCATATTAACAGAGATATACATTTGTTAAAAACTGGTTtagtaaataatattgtaatatttacgcattttattattttgtttattattagtacgattttgtcattttatttttgccCAATAATAGCAGGAGCTTTAACATTAGCATATACCATTACAACGCGAACATTTGCTATAAGAACACGATTGCAAAAATCTAAAGAAATAGAGAGGATTGGAAGTAAAAGAGATGGACAGTTTTCATATACTAATGatgaagaaatatttaaagaccctaactttttaattcaagaagcattttataatatgcaAACAATTGTTACATATGGATTAGAagattatttttgtaaattaatAGAAAATGCAATAGATTATGACAGTAAAGGGGATAGAAGAAAAATGATAGttaattcattattatgGGGATTTAGTCAATGTAcacaattatttattaatgcATTTGCTTATTGGTTAGGTTCTATTTTGATAGATCACCGTATTATAGAGGTtgataattttatgaaatctttatttacatttatatttactgGTAGTTATGGTGGTAAATTAATGTCCTTCAAAGGAGATGCAGATAAAGCTAAAATAACATTTGAGAAATATTATCCTATAATGGTTAGAAAATCAAATATAGATGTAAGAGATGAAAGTGGTATAAGAATAAATGAtccaaataaaatagacGGAAAAATAGAAGTGAAGGATGTTAATTTTAGATATTTATCTAGACCAAATGTAccaatatataaagattTATCCTTTAGTTGTGATAGCAAAAAAACAACAGCTATAGTTGGAGAAACTGGATGTGGTAAATCCACGATTATGCATTTATTAATGCGATTCTACGATTTGAAAGATGACCACGTTTTATTGGATAATCAACATATTGAAAAAGACAATAAAGATAAATCAAAGGATATAGAAATGCGTGATGCAACATCtatgaaaaatttgaaCGAATTGGGTAAAAAAAACGCAAATGAAGAATTTACTGTTTACAAAAATAGTGGCAAAATTTTACTTGATGGTATAGATATTTGTGATTATAACTTAAAAGATCTAAGAGGATTATTTGCAATAGTTAACCAAGAACCAATGTTGTTTAATATGTctatttatgaaaatataaaattcgGTAAACAAGATGCAACATTAGATGATGTAAAAAGAGTATGTAAATTTGCTGCTATTGACGAATTTATTGAATCATTaccaaataaatatgatactAACGTAGGACCTTATGGTAAAAGTTTATCAGGTGGTCAAAAACAACGAGTTGCTATTGCTAGAGCCTTATTAAGAGAACctaaaatattattgttagACGAAGCTACTTCATCTCTTGATTCACACTCAGAAAAATTAATCGAAAAAACTATTGTTGATATTAAAGATAAAGCTGACAAAACAATCATTACTATTGCTCACAGAATTGCATCTATTAAAAgatcaaataaaattgtagTTTTTAATAACCCAGATAAAAATGGATCTTTTGTTCAAGCCCAAAAAACACATGACGAATTGATTCGTGATAAAGATAGTGTTTATACGAAATATGTCAAATTAACTAAATAA
- a CDS encoding mitochondrial-processing peptidase subunit alpha, putative has protein sequence MNTNIQKLKLVLNKTKLGTKSYSHDVSKLKRNPNLEKLYTGDKHDFSKVIFKKEQIEDVIKEVKFDYYYFNEGKKNKYKDIPLNVSIIKESDLPPYKPVDEKLNFSILENDLKIISTNKNSGVCSIGLYIKCGSRYEEINDKINEQGMSVMIENMAFHSTAHLSHLRAIKSLEKIGANVSCNAFREHIVYTCECLNEYLPIVINLLIGNVLFPRFLSWEMKNNVNRLNTMRAKLFENNEMYITELLHNTAWYNNTLGNKLYVSESNIENYTSENLRNFMLKHFSPKNMTLVGINVDHNELTKWTSRAFQDYVPIPYIKQKEVTPNYTGGFISVEDKNIKKTNIAIAYETKGGWKTSDMITLTVLQTLMGGGGSFSTGGPGKGMYSRLFLNVLNNYNFIESCMAFSTQHSDTGLFGLYFTGDPANTKDIINSMALEFHKMNKCTDEELNRAKKSLKSFMWMSLEYKSILMEDLARQMMILNRILSGKQLCDAIDAVTKEDINRVVSQFLKTKPTVVVYGNISHSPHYDEICKMLG, from the exons atgaacACAAATATACAAAAGCTGAAACTTGTTCTtaacaaaacaaaattgGGTACAAAATCCTATAGTCATGATGTTTCCAAGTTAAAAAGAAATccaaatttagaaaaattatacacGGGGGATAAGCATGATTTTAGCAAggttatatttaaaaaagaacaaaTAGAGGACGTAATAAAAGAAGTAAAAtttgattattattattttaatgaaggaaaaaaaaacaaatataaagatataCCATTGAATGTTTCTATAATTAAAGAGTCGGACTTACCACCTTATAAGCCAGttgatgaaaaattaaatttttctatCCTTGAAAATGACTTAAAAATCATTTCGaccaataaaaatagtggAGTATGTTCCATAG gattatacataaaatgTGGGTCTAGatatgaagaaataaacgataaaataaatgaacaGGGGATGAGTGTGATGATTGAAAATATGGCATTTCATAGTACTGCTCATTTATCCCACTTAAGAGCCATAAAAAGTTTAGAAAAGATAGGAGCCAATGTTAGTTGTAATGCTTTTCGAGAACatattgtatatacatGTGAATGcttaaatgaatatttgCCAATagttataaatttattaataggaaatgttttatttccaCGTTTTTTATCATgggaaatgaaaaataatgttaataGATTAAATACTATGAGAGCAAAACTATTTGAGAATAATGAAATGTATATAACAGAATTATTGCATAATACAGCTTGGTATAATAATACACTAggtaataaattatatgtatcTGAATCGAACatagaaaattatacatctgaaaatttaagaaattttatgttaaaacatttttctCCTAAAAATATGACATTAGTTGGTATCAATGTTGATCACAATGAATTAACAAAATGGACTTCCAGAGCTTTTCAAGATTATGTCCCAATACcatatattaaacaaaaagaAGTAACTCCAAATTATACTGGCGGTTTTATAAGTGttgaagataaaaatataaaaaaaactaacATTGCTATAGCATATGAAACCAAAGGGGGGTGGAAAACATCTGATATGATTACATTAACAGTTTTACAAACTTTGATGGGTGGTGGTGGTTCTTTTTCGACTGGTGGACCAGGAAAAGGAATGTATTCTcgattatttttaaatgttttaaataattacaattttatagAATCTTGCATGGCCTTTAGCACCCAACATTCAGACACTGGCCTTTTTggattatattttacagGAGATCCAGCAAATACTAaagatataattaataGTATGGCATTAGAATTtcataaaatgaataaatgtACTGATGAAGAATTAAATCGAGCTAAGAAAAGTTTAAAAAGCTTTATGTGGATGAGCTTAGAATATAAATCAATTTTAATGGAAGATTTAGCTAGGCAAATGATGATTCTAAATAGGATACTTTCCGGAAAACAATTATGTGATGCTATTGATGCTGTAACTAAAGAAGATATTAACAGAGTTGTTtcacaatttttaaaaaccAAACCTACTGTGGTTGTATATGGAAACATTAGTCACTCCCCACATTATGATGAAATATGCAAAATGCTTGGATGA
- a CDS encoding heptatricopeptide repeat-containing protein, putative has protein sequence MSIIKNVYLFLKGSPNWGFGMRWSLNHLRGYAKEGKSEFLKCYEKKTMNLVTNKIRNKNVFEDYKKMEIGKVLILILNNLKNGMIEKETGGNKKKMNNKIENIIEHIFKNDLIINNLNFIQFNMLLTVIHKSEIKVKNDILFYIVVLLNKKILSFSNDINNTNSSWINIINLLSGISKNNKNLIHLIHKNIGNDFNNNEKEIETKKCGERHMFDSSFSEKFVYRIIKNSCDYSIREISLLLHSCYYLNIKNDEIFNFIFDKLTKNDYYFNSLDLHIFVYSVYKLNLLSYVNFLEKIKKDILKNIDSFSNSQIINILLAYTHFFHYYHLKDKKNVLEIDEFISSIFDKCMKRIIFFMNKEFCNFLNFILQNDIYLDNKKRLEFFRITSSLLENKYYENKLILNKMTDIDIFTIANFIYKYLYNDNGILQLKDVAFYNLDKYIIELIMKNKIKENLLAYIIHYSRCRVMSPISMNHLTCFLKHININLLEFKMKVILLTSIDRLIEINKNSSNDNNSNEITEETYILKYYLELLKGIHKDLTDYVFTREYNNSNEKIHNNNHGVSIAIKNICTQNKKEQISTIDIKEIIKIIKKGKDNNENVAKKNDNIISRSPIENEIEKVKETVFNNLNEYIIKNEIIELFPQLLTNKTIDINILNKIEYIVNKVTIEIKNNLLEKNIVEFYATRNNINKREKIGLSFLQTLNLCNEGIFIKNNSITQFVNNKKIILKYTEYIDKDKGKYIKDYFNFYVHMLLFDINNNLLFFVDNLLRKIWTVLINKYFNYEQNILNVIDIYSSIIKIDKSYYDVYTNHIYKLIFPKILYYYKSLGFKYLSLLFYSNLIHMILHINPHCNYSIHANLSIEILLKLFDYFLNSVDAEVYNLFKLNIKELSECHERDQKKIQNCLFCPSLNELIYIYRTFYFFHFVELYKYMKIYQLKRLYAFYKVLNYYTFNVKRFSIHEFTQTNKDTSNTHNSIVNFINSLLNRNKKINVACEYVVFPLFIIDILIYKN, from the exons ATGAgcattataaaaaatgtgtacTTATTTCTAAAAGGAAGCCCTAATTGGGGTTTTGGAATGAGATGGTCTTTGAACCATTTGAGAGGATATGCAAAGGAAGGGAAATcagaatttttaaaatgttatgaaaaaaaaacaatgaaTTTAGTTACTAACAAAAtacgaaataaaaatgtatttgaagattataaaaaaatggaaattgGAAAAGTTTTGATacttattttaaataatctGAAAAATGGGATGATAGAAAAGGAAACTGGAGggaataagaaaaaaatgaataataaaatagaaaatataatagagcatatttttaaaaatgatttaatcataaacaatttaaattttattcagTTTAACATGTTATTAACTGTAATCCATAAAAGtgaaataaaagtaaaaaatgatatactattttatatagtagtattattaaataaaaaaatattgtctttttcaaatgatataaataatacaaacTCATCATGGATTaacattattaatttaCTTTCTGGAATTTctaaaaacaataaaaatctTATTCATTtgattcataaaaatattggaaacgattttaataataacgAAAAGGAAATTGAAACGAAAAAATGTGGAGAAAGACATATGTTTGattcatcattttctgaaaaatttgtttataggattattaaaaatagttGTGATTATTCTATAAGAGAgatatctttattattacatagctgctattatttaaatataaaaaatgacgaaatatttaattttatttttgataaattaaCGAAAAAcgattattattttaatagttTAGATCTACacatttttgtatattctGTGTATAAATTGAATTTACTCAGttatgtaaattttttggaaaaaataaaaaaagacattttaaaaaatatagatagtTTTTCAAATAGccaaattattaatatattactaGCATATacccatttttttcattattatcatttgaaagacaaaaaaaacgtTTTAGAAATAGATGAATTTATATCTAgtatatttgataaatgcatgaaaagaataattttttttatgaataaagagttttgtaattttcttaattttattttgcaaaatgatatttatttagaTAATAAGAAGAGACTTGAATTTTTTAGGATAACTTCGAGCTTGCtagaaaacaaatattatgaaaataaattaattctaaataaaatgacAGACATAGATATTTTTACTATAgccaattttatatataaatatttatataatgataatggAATACTTCAATTAAAGGATGTTGCCTTTTATAATttagataaatatatcatagaattaataatgaaaaacaaaattaaagaaaatttgttagcatatattatacactACTCTAGATGCAGAGTTATGTCACCTATTAGTATGAATCACTTGACATGTTTTTTGAAACacattaatataaatttgttagAATTTAAAATGAAAGTAATTTTGCTCACATCTATTGATAGACTTATAgagataaataaaaatagtagtaatgataataattcaaatgAGATTACTGaagaaacatatattttgaaatattatctTGAATTGCTGAAAGGAATTCACAAAGACTTAACTGATTATGTATTTACACGCGAATATAACAACAGTAACgaaaaaattcataataataaccaTGGGGTTTCCATTgcgataaaaaatatttgcacacaaaataaaaaggagCAAATTTCCACTATCGATATTAAggagataataaaaataattaaaaaaggaaaagataataatgaaaatgttgctaaaaaaaatgataatataatatcaaGGAGTCCCattgaaaatgaaatagaAAAAGTAAAAGAGACggtttttaataatttgaatgaatatataataaaaaatgaaataatagaaTTATTTCCCCAACTTTTAACGAATAAAACTATTgatataaacattttaaataagatagaatatattgtaaataaagttacgattgaaataaaaaataatttacttGAAAAGAATATTGTAGAATTTTATGCCAcaagaaataatattaacaaacGTGAAAAAATAGGGTTATCTTTTTTGCAGACATTAAATTTGTGTAATGAAggcatttttattaaaaataatagtataacccaatttgtaaataataaaaagataatattaaaatatacagAATACATTGACAAAGATAAGgggaaatatattaaagactattttaatttttatgtgCATATGcttttatttgatataaacaataatttactattttttgtggataatttattaagaaaaatatggactgttttaataaataaatattttaattatgaaCAAAACATATTAAATGTTATTGACATTTATTCAtctattattaaaatagaTAAGAGTTATTACGATGTATATACgaatcatatttataaattaatatttcccaaaatattatattattataaaagcTTAggatttaaatatttatctcttttattttattctaaTTTAATTCACATGattttacatataaatcCACATTGTAATTATTCTATCCATGCTAATTTGTCGATCGAAATTTTGCTTAAACTGTTCgactattttttaaattcggTAGACGCGGAGGtgtataatttatttaaattaaacaTTAAAGAGCTATCAGAATGCCATGAAAGagatcaaaaaaaaatacagaaTTGCTTATTTTGCCCATctttaaatgaattaatttacatatataggacattttatttttttcattttgttgaattatataaatacatgaAAATATACCAACTGAAGCGTCTTTATGCCTTCTACAAagttttaaattattacacCTTTAACGTTAAAAGGTTTTCAATACATGAGTTTACCCAAACCAATAAAG ATACTTCGAATACTCATAACTCCATCGTAAATTTCATAAATTCCCTTCTcaatagaaataaaaaaataaatgttgCATGTGAATATGTTGTTtttccattatttataatcgacattttaatatataaaaattaa
- a CDS encoding cytochrome c oxidase subunit ApiCOX18, putative, which produces MRISKLANTQLNCIKNTKYFFSGYTGKHISDKDLVKKNDDWYIEETNFCLGRVTKLRFSEKDDMARRVLKIMDSQLSKMYTRLRDGTVIPYMSFYLNDVIDKPAPNHQFIEQPLIKWTWDEAYDEAYEEE; this is translated from the exons ATGAGAATTTCCAAACTGGCGAATACCCAGCTGAAttgcataaaaaatacaaagtatttttttagtggATACACGGGGAAACATATTTCTGATAAAGATTTagtcaaaaaaaatgatgactg GTATATTGAAGAAACAAATTTTTGCTTGGGAAGAGTAACG AAATTGCGATTTTCGGAGAAAGATGACATGGCTAGAAgagttttaaaaattatggaTAGCCAATTAAGTAAAATGTATACAAGACTGAGAGACGGAACAGTTATTCCATATAtgtcattttatttaaatgatgTAATAGATAAACCAGCCCCTAATCATCAGTTTATTGAACAACCACTAATAAAATGGACATGGGATGAAGCATATGATGAAGCTTATGAAGAAGAATAA
- a CDS encoding DnaJ protein, putative — protein MDEKDLKGSSSEKKDHIYENDQIMPHCIDDGRMEEKNLISNIFSTRKPKHAGAGLVSGLKSVTKGIIVGTSFLFISPYLCAKAEGINGFFKGIFFGLLSAIVIPVISVGVASYQIGRGIINTPESITQRALGKIWDDEKREWYDFYYNLDDEANKLLNDSDDDADNNANCDKNKKDINNDEYYNKNGNIKVKNDEYYKILKVPIDASQNEIKRQYYKLAKEFHPDKCSDLKAKEHFQKIGEAYQVLGDIERRRRYDKEGKNAINNMQFIDSTFFFTLLFGSEKLDPYIGKLRMVMYVEYEQLYKDEDIQRIILKAQNKREVKLALNLRDMITNYINENNSEEYIIKFKKEINELCQTSFGHVILENVAWSYENCANQFLGDKYSLFGISGKYYKMQQKKRVIGTGLKFVRTLIKTSSLASQIKKEDDEDISIEKSIKANKKLEDSLPTVVETMLNICLIDIDQTIKGVCKKVFTDMSVDENVRKTRAESLIVLAKIMKKVIQEYTKNNEITDTKKLFEDACMRACQKPDDDYI, from the exons ATGGATGAA aAGGATTTAAAAGGTAGTAGTAGTGAGAAGAAAGATCACATATATG aGAATGACCAAATAATGCCTCATTGCATAGATGACGGTAGGATGGAAgagaaaaatttaattagcaatatattttcaacaAGAAAGCCCAAACACGCAGGGGCTGGATTGGTATCTGGTTTAAAATCAGTAACAAAGGGAATAATAGTAGGAACtagttttttatttatttcaccATACTTGTGTGCAAAAGCAGAAGGAATAAATGGATTTTTTAAAGGTATTTTCTTTGGACTTTTAAGTGCAATAGTTATCCCAGTAATATCGGTAGGAGTAGCTAGTTATCAAATAGGTCGAGgtataataaatacacCTGAATCGATAACTCAAAGGGCATTAGGAAAAATATGGGATGATGAGAAAAGAGAATGGTATgacttttattataatttagaTGATGAagcaaataaattattaaatgacAGTGATGATGATGCCGATAATAATGCAAAttgtgataaaaataaaaaagatataaataatgatgaatattataataaaaacggaaatataaaagttaaaaatgatgaatattataaaatattaaaagtcCCCATAGATGCTAGccaaaatgaaataaaaagacaatattataaattagcTAAAGAATTTCATCCAGATAAATGTTCAGACTTAAAAGCAAAAGaacattttcaaaaaattggCGAAGCATATCAAGTTTTAGGGGATATCGAAAGAAGAAGAAGATATGATAAAGAAGGTAAAAATGCTATTAATAACATGCAATTTATTGATagcacatttttttttaccttATTATTTGGTAGTGAAAAATTAGATCCTTATATTGGAAAACTAAGAATGGTTATGTATGTAGAGTACgaacaattatataaagatGAAGATATACAAcgtataatattaaaagcGCAAAATAAAAGAGAAGTAAAATTGGCATTAAATTTAAGAGATATGATAACTAATTATATTAACGAAAATAATAGTgaagaatatattataaaatttaaaaaggaaattaATGAATTATGTCAAACATCATTTGGTCATGTCATTTTAGAAAATGTTGCATGGTCATATGAAAATTGTGCTAACCAATTTTTAGGTGATAAATATAGCTTATTTGGTATTAgtggaaaatattataaaatgcaacaaaaaaaaagagttATTGGGACAGgattaaaatttgttagAACATTAATTAAGACTAGTTCATTAGCTAgccaaattaaaaaagaagatgATGAAGATATTTCTATTGAAAAATCAATCAaagcaaataaaaaacttgAAGATTCATTACCAACAGTTGTAGAAACTATGctaaatatttgtttgatTGATATTGATCAAACTATAAAAGGAGTTTGTAAAAAAGTCTTTACAGATATGTCTGTTGATGAAAACGTAAGAAAGACCAGAGCAGAGTCGCTTATTGTATTAGctaaaattatgaaaaaagtTATACAAGAGTATACGAAAAACAATGAGATAACTGATACTAAGAAACTATTTGAAGATGCATGTATGAG GGCGTGTCAAAAACCGGATGACGACTATATTTAA